The DNA window CACTACCCCCATGAAGAATTGGGGCTAGCCACTAGCCACTAGCCACTAGCCACAACCCACCAATCACGAACACTTCTCGAGGAACTCGACCTCGCGGTTCTCCAGCAGGGGGCGGAGTTCCTTGACGGCCACTTCGTTGAAGTGGTCGGATGCGATGTGGGCATCGACGGCGGCGCGGTCGGCGTACAACTCGACGAGGACGAACAGGCGAGGATTGTCGATACCCCGGTAGACGTCGAAGGCGATGCATCCCGGTTCGGTGAGCACCATCGGCACGTAGTCGCGCAGGCCTTCGGCCACCTTCTCCTCGTTGCCCTCAGCCGCTACCCACCGGGCCAGGATGGTCACCATGGTCTAGTCCTTTCGGTCATTTGTTCTTGCTT is part of the bacterium genome and encodes:
- a CDS encoding putative quinol monooxygenase, producing MVTILARWVAAEGNEEKVAEGLRDYVPMVLTEPGCIAFDVYRGIDNPRLFVLVELYADRAAVDAHIASDHFNEVAVKELRPLLENREVEFLEKCS